The proteins below are encoded in one region of Ereboglobus luteus:
- a CDS encoding class I SAM-dependent methyltransferase, which yields MDLGCGYGEFINNISATEKFGMDLNPKTKGNLNSDVTLFAQDCSSRWPMEDNTLDMVFTSNFFEHLPDKATLQRTLLEVRRCLTPGGVLIAMGPNIRYLPGSYWDFWDHYLPITERSLSEGLQSLKFEVSLCKARFLPYTMARGIKMPPFLVGLYLRLPIFWPIFGKQFLVVARK from the coding sequence TTGGACTTGGGTTGTGGTTATGGTGAATTTATAAATAATATTTCTGCCACAGAAAAATTTGGAATGGACTTGAACCCAAAAACAAAAGGCAACCTCAATTCTGACGTGACCCTTTTTGCTCAAGATTGCTCCAGTCGATGGCCAATGGAGGATAATACGCTTGATATGGTATTTACCAGCAACTTCTTCGAACATTTGCCCGACAAGGCCACGCTCCAGCGCACACTTCTCGAAGTCAGACGCTGCCTAACCCCAGGTGGCGTGCTCATTGCTATGGGTCCCAACATCAGATACTTGCCGGGATCCTATTGGGATTTTTGGGATCATTATTTGCCCATCACGGAACGGTCTTTGTCGGAAGGTTTGCAAAGTTTGAAGTTTGAAGTATCCTTATGCAAAGCAAGATTCCTTCCATATACAATGGCCCGGGGCATAAAAATGCCCCCTTTCCTCGTTGGTCTCTATTTGCGACTTCCTATTTTCTGGCCGATATTTGGCAAACAGTTTCTCGTTGTCGCACGTAAATAA
- the gmd gene encoding GDP-mannose 4,6-dehydratase, whose product MAYNTALITGITGQDGAYLAGLLLEKGYKVFGAYRRTSSVNFWRLEELGVAGHPNLQLVEYDLTDLGATIRLLQTANVTEIYNLAAQSFVGVSFDQPQTTAQITALGPLNLLEAIRIVNPQIRFYQASTSEMFGKVQAIPQSETTPFHPRSPYGVAKLYGHWITINYRESYGIFGASGILFNHESPLRGREFVTRKITDAAARIKLGTLDVLELGNLNAKRDWGFAGEYVEGMWRMLQAPEPDTFVLATGRTETVRDFVIMAFKAVGITLQWKGKDEQEIAEDASTGKLLVRVNPKFYRPAEVDLLIGSPAKAKEILGWEPKTTLEQLCQMMVEADLRRNTNGGGGSF is encoded by the coding sequence ATGGCTTACAATACCGCACTCATCACTGGAATAACCGGCCAAGACGGCGCTTATCTCGCCGGGTTGCTTCTTGAAAAAGGCTACAAGGTTTTTGGCGCATACCGGCGCACCAGCTCCGTTAATTTTTGGCGGCTTGAGGAACTGGGTGTTGCCGGGCACCCCAACTTGCAGCTTGTCGAATATGATTTGACGGACCTGGGCGCGACGATCCGGCTTTTGCAGACGGCCAATGTGACGGAGATCTATAATCTCGCCGCGCAGAGTTTTGTCGGCGTGTCCTTTGATCAGCCCCAGACCACGGCGCAAATCACCGCGCTCGGACCGCTCAATTTGCTTGAGGCCATCAGGATCGTGAACCCGCAGATTCGATTTTACCAAGCCTCCACCTCCGAAATGTTTGGCAAGGTTCAGGCCATTCCTCAGTCGGAAACAACACCCTTTCACCCGCGCAGCCCCTATGGCGTTGCGAAACTCTACGGGCACTGGATCACGATCAACTATCGCGAATCCTACGGCATTTTCGGGGCCAGCGGCATCTTGTTCAACCACGAGTCGCCTTTGCGCGGACGCGAGTTTGTGACGCGCAAAATCACGGACGCCGCCGCCAGAATCAAGTTGGGCACGCTCGATGTGCTTGAGCTCGGCAACCTCAACGCCAAGCGCGACTGGGGCTTCGCCGGGGAATACGTCGAGGGCATGTGGCGGATGCTTCAAGCGCCCGAGCCGGACACCTTTGTCCTGGCGACGGGACGCACTGAGACGGTCCGCGATTTTGTAATCATGGCGTTCAAGGCCGTCGGAATCACGCTCCAGTGGAAGGGCAAGGACGAGCAGGAAATCGCCGAGGATGCCTCCACGGGAAAACTCCTTGTGCGCGTCAATCCAAAGTTCTACCGCCCCGCCGAAGTCGATTTGCTCATCGGCAGCCCGGCAAAGGCAAAAGAGATTCTTGGATGGGAGCCGAAGACCACGCTCGAACAGCTTTGCCAGATGATGGTCGAGGCCGATTTGCGCAGAAACACAAACGGCGGCGGAGGTTCCTTTTAA
- a CDS encoding NAD-dependent epimerase/dehydratase family protein, giving the protein MSKILISGICGFVGVTLASELANHGHTVFGFDNFIRPGSETNRARLKAIGVRIQHGDIRVASDLETLPPADFVIDAAANPSVLAGVDGKTSTRQLVEHNLCGTINLLEYCKRHKAGFILLSTSRVYSIPPLAALPVEVHNEAYRPATDAALPAGISANGVSETFSTLAPVSLYGATKLASETLGLEYGETFALPVYINRCGVLAGAGQFGRADQGIFSYWINSYLRGHPLKYIGFDGQGHQVRDCLHPKDLVPLLLKQIGNQRALESGDRIINCAGGSASAMSLRQLSAWCAQNFEPREIDTDPNSRPFDIPWMVLDSTKAARLWDWRPATTTCEILGEIAAHAHANPNWLDVSAAL; this is encoded by the coding sequence ATGTCTAAAATACTCATCTCGGGCATATGTGGTTTTGTCGGCGTCACACTGGCCTCCGAACTCGCGAACCATGGACACACTGTTTTTGGGTTTGATAATTTCATACGCCCCGGAAGCGAAACCAACCGCGCCCGACTGAAGGCGATCGGCGTCCGCATCCAACACGGCGATATTCGGGTAGCCAGCGATCTCGAAACCCTGCCGCCCGCCGATTTCGTCATCGACGCCGCCGCGAATCCCAGCGTGCTCGCGGGCGTTGACGGAAAAACCAGCACGCGCCAGCTCGTCGAGCACAACCTCTGCGGCACGATCAACCTTCTTGAATACTGCAAGCGACACAAGGCGGGCTTTATACTCCTGAGCACCAGCCGCGTGTATTCGATTCCGCCGCTTGCCGCGCTCCCCGTTGAAGTTCACAACGAGGCCTACCGACCCGCAACCGACGCCGCGCTCCCCGCTGGAATCAGCGCGAACGGCGTCTCCGAAACCTTTTCCACGCTCGCCCCCGTTTCGCTTTACGGAGCCACAAAACTCGCCTCCGAAACGCTTGGACTCGAATACGGGGAAACCTTCGCCCTCCCCGTGTATATAAACCGCTGCGGAGTGCTCGCCGGCGCGGGACAATTCGGCCGCGCCGACCAGGGTATTTTTTCATATTGGATAAACAGTTACCTACGCGGACACCCCTTGAAATACATCGGTTTCGACGGACAGGGGCACCAAGTTCGCGACTGCCTGCACCCGAAGGACCTCGTGCCGCTCCTGCTGAAACAAATCGGTAATCAACGCGCGCTCGAAAGCGGCGACCGTATTATAAATTGCGCAGGCGGCTCCGCATCGGCCATGTCACTGCGCCAACTCAGCGCCTGGTGCGCGCAAAACTTCGAACCGCGCGAAATAGACACCGATCCGAATTCGCGCCCCTTTGACATTCCTTGGATGGTTCTTGATTCCACCAAGGCCGCCCGCCTATGGGACTGGCGCCCCGCGACCACAACGTGCGAAATCCTTGGGGAGATTGCCGCCCATGCGCACGCCAATCCCAACTGGCTTGATGTATCCGCGGCATTATAA
- a CDS encoding ArnT family glycosyltransferase: MTPSQSTLHGPIATNRSRIAIASGFLLLIGVLLFWGLDNYALWDDEALNALGAKGVLETGDTTILVDHGRNIVLYADGLLSVNLHDRSTPPLPAYITAISFHLFGQTSLTARLPFAIMGLLTVAALLWCAIKNTNSRAFIVTLGIALACNVSLLLYLRQSRYYAATCFFSVLVVLLYIYRDRRRLYVWLLPLASIGLFFSNYMNFMALFIAMLADYVFFEHRHRKIPLRDWLICLVPIIVVCGLACLVWNPYKTELGTSVVSRNTIWDRIMLFFWFCRDINACEFVSYGAIIAIFGVGIWKKDTIILRGILAIVIYMIFVVAVMPQARAMTSVGDVRYIMPIIPLLIWLSARVITILSKNCAPFAMILALVAFTTNVFNGGMFTKSGVASTPIKFVKELKNSPEDPYRKTSNWINENLKTNATAWVLPRHMVFPLLFHSPQLTYAWQVPYPPVAKQYENLPRPFYKGLELPDYIICFGPSIIEVAKFIQKNRLPYAHIQTVDVFWKDLHRPELFWRSFESIKNYNRNVEAVYVLKRVHSGPLPASRPLK; this comes from the coding sequence ATGACGCCATCCCAGTCAACGCTGCATGGGCCCATTGCAACGAATCGCTCAAGAATCGCCATTGCCAGCGGTTTCCTATTGCTAATCGGGGTGCTCCTGTTCTGGGGTCTGGACAACTATGCGCTATGGGATGATGAAGCGTTAAATGCACTAGGCGCAAAGGGCGTGCTCGAAACAGGAGACACCACGATTCTCGTCGATCACGGCAGGAATATCGTGCTCTACGCAGATGGACTATTATCCGTTAACCTACATGACCGGTCAACTCCGCCACTTCCTGCCTACATAACAGCCATCTCTTTTCACCTCTTTGGTCAAACCTCGCTTACTGCCCGACTACCGTTTGCAATCATGGGGCTGCTCACTGTCGCAGCTCTCTTGTGGTGCGCAATCAAAAACACCAACAGCCGTGCGTTTATAGTCACATTAGGTATCGCTCTAGCCTGCAATGTTTCCCTGCTACTTTATTTGAGGCAATCGCGCTATTATGCTGCAACTTGCTTTTTCAGCGTGCTTGTTGTTCTACTCTATATATACAGAGATCGCCGGCGCCTATATGTTTGGCTGCTGCCCCTTGCATCCATTGGCTTGTTCTTTTCGAATTATATGAATTTCATGGCGCTCTTTATCGCCATGTTAGCTGATTACGTGTTTTTTGAACATCGTCACCGAAAAATCCCCCTTCGGGACTGGTTGATTTGCCTTGTTCCAATAATCGTGGTTTGCGGACTGGCGTGTCTTGTGTGGAACCCCTATAAAACGGAATTGGGCACTTCGGTTGTGTCTCGTAACACAATATGGGATCGAATAATGCTCTTTTTTTGGTTTTGTCGCGATATTAACGCGTGTGAATTCGTCTCATATGGGGCAATCATTGCCATATTTGGCGTGGGCATATGGAAAAAAGACACCATCATTTTGCGCGGCATTCTCGCGATCGTCATATATATGATTTTTGTCGTGGCAGTGATGCCTCAAGCTCGCGCGATGACAAGCGTGGGCGATGTGCGTTACATCATGCCAATCATTCCGCTGTTAATTTGGCTCTCAGCGCGTGTCATCACAATTCTCTCAAAAAATTGCGCGCCATTTGCAATGATTTTAGCCTTGGTCGCCTTTACAACCAATGTATTCAATGGAGGCATGTTTACCAAATCCGGAGTTGCATCAACTCCAATTAAATTTGTAAAAGAGCTCAAAAACTCACCTGAAGATCCCTATAGGAAAACATCCAACTGGATTAATGAAAACCTCAAGACCAACGCAACGGCTTGGGTATTGCCCAGACACATGGTGTTCCCCCTTCTTTTTCATTCACCCCAACTTACTTATGCCTGGCAGGTTCCCTACCCACCTGTTGCCAAACAATATGAAAATCTACCGCGTCCGTTCTACAAGGGGCTTGAGCTTCCTGATTATATAATCTGTTTCGGTCCGTCTATCATAGAAGTGGCCAAGTTTATTCAAAAAAACAGATTACCTTATGCCCATATCCAGACCGTTGACGTGTTCTGGAAAGACCTCCACCGTCCGGAACTTTTTTGGAGAAGCTTCGAGTCGATCAAAAATTATAATCGCAATGTAGAGGCCGTTTATGTTCTGAAACGCGTCCATTCTGGCCCCCTCCCCGCCTCACGCCCATTGAAATAA
- a CDS encoding SufE family protein translates to MTLAEKQQRLVDDFLIIPDPQERLAAVVAHATRAPAFDPAGRIDANHVPGCVSTVWLVVERDPATRRLRVRADAESPLVKGLVALICELYDDTDPADATIFQPELLEKLHLAQNLSPTRRAGLLAVQKRIKEKAEKLTL, encoded by the coding sequence ATGACGCTCGCCGAAAAACAACAACGCCTTGTCGACGATTTTCTGATTATTCCCGACCCGCAGGAACGGCTCGCCGCCGTCGTGGCGCATGCAACCCGCGCTCCCGCGTTTGATCCCGCCGGGCGCATCGACGCCAACCATGTCCCCGGCTGCGTTTCGACCGTGTGGCTCGTTGTCGAACGTGATCCGGCCACGCGCCGCCTCCGTGTGCGCGCCGACGCCGAATCCCCGCTTGTCAAAGGTCTGGTCGCGCTCATCTGCGAACTCTACGACGACACCGATCCCGCCGACGCCACGATATTTCAGCCGGAGCTTTTGGAAAAACTTCACCTCGCCCAAAACCTCTCGCCCACCCGTCGCGCCGGCCTCCTCGCCGTGCAAAAACGAATCAAGGAAAAGGCTGAAAAACTGACCTTGTAG
- a CDS encoding polyprenol monophosphomannose synthase codes for MLNVAIAIPTYNEAKNIGRLLELIRAVSQVHPEDSFCVYVLDDASPDGTSEVVAAESEKLKGRNFRIELVRRKGKEGLGKAYIDGFLHIMAQSNPPDYILQMDADLSHNPEYITQFIEKASDGADFIIGARYIKGGGTPDWSLFRKFLSRGANIYTRLMLGRRISDYTGGYNMYNSGLLRKIDVSKISNLGYGFLVELKYKCMRNCEKLDEIPIVFMDRTHGVSKIPKSTIIKSFILVLKLKFGGKPANSVN; via the coding sequence ATGCTGAACGTTGCAATCGCCATACCCACTTACAACGAGGCCAAAAATATTGGCAGGCTTTTGGAGTTGATACGCGCGGTTAGTCAAGTTCACCCGGAGGATTCATTTTGTGTTTATGTCCTGGATGACGCGTCGCCCGACGGCACGTCCGAGGTGGTTGCGGCTGAAAGCGAAAAACTGAAAGGACGCAATTTTAGAATCGAGCTTGTCAGGAGAAAAGGAAAGGAGGGGTTGGGGAAGGCGTATATTGACGGATTCCTGCACATCATGGCGCAATCTAATCCGCCGGATTATATCCTGCAAATGGATGCCGACCTGTCACACAACCCGGAATATATAACACAATTTATAGAGAAGGCCTCAGATGGGGCGGACTTCATAATTGGGGCGAGATATATTAAGGGGGGCGGAACGCCAGACTGGAGTCTGTTTCGAAAGTTTTTAAGCAGAGGCGCCAATATTTATACACGCTTGATGCTGGGACGTCGGATAAGTGATTACACGGGTGGTTATAATATGTATAATTCCGGACTGCTGCGCAAAATCGACGTCTCTAAAATAAGCAATCTCGGTTACGGATTTTTGGTCGAGTTGAAATATAAATGCATGAGAAATTGCGAAAAACTAGACGAAATCCCAATCGTCTTCATGGACAGGACGCACGGTGTTTCAAAAATTCCGAAATCCACTATTATAAAAAGTTTCATACTGGTGCTCAAATTGAAGTTTGGCGGCAAGCCGGCGAATTCCGTTAACTGA
- a CDS encoding TatD family hydrolase: MLYDAHNHLQDSALASHLDEIAAAYAEIGLERAVVNGTCEADWSDVTALARRHQFVLPSYGLHPWDAGNRTPNWLDTLRATLDTNPAAHIGEIGLDRWIIDRARPDDPRLAGLRRAPLDEQAEVFRAQLALAAGRNLVASIHCLDAFGLLLEILETTPLPARGFLLHAYSGPAEMLPQFVKLGAYFSFNGSFLSEKHIRHRGVFRRIPIDRILVETDAPAMPPPAKYRPFLFSAPDEKLNHPANIAGTHAGLANAREVEPVALGVSVAQNFTRLFGG; encoded by the coding sequence TTGCTCTACGACGCTCACAATCACCTGCAGGATTCCGCGCTCGCATCGCACCTCGACGAGATTGCCGCCGCTTATGCGGAGATTGGTCTTGAGCGCGCCGTCGTCAACGGCACCTGCGAAGCCGATTGGTCTGACGTCACCGCGCTCGCTCGTCGTCACCAATTTGTCCTCCCCAGCTATGGCCTGCACCCGTGGGACGCCGGCAACCGCACGCCAAACTGGCTCGACACACTCCGTGCCACTCTCGATACAAACCCTGCCGCGCACATTGGTGAAATCGGTCTCGACCGCTGGATAATTGATCGCGCACGTCCCGACGATCCGCGCCTCGCCGGACTCCGCCGCGCTCCGCTCGATGAACAAGCCGAAGTTTTTCGCGCCCAACTCGCACTTGCCGCCGGGCGCAATCTTGTCGCGAGCATCCACTGCCTCGACGCCTTCGGCCTGCTTCTGGAAATCCTTGAAACCACGCCGCTCCCCGCGCGCGGGTTTCTCCTGCACGCATACAGCGGCCCGGCTGAAATGCTCCCACAATTCGTCAAACTCGGCGCCTATTTCTCCTTTAACGGTTCATTTCTATCCGAGAAACACATCCGCCACAGGGGCGTTTTTCGCCGAATCCCCATCGACCGCATTTTGGTCGAAACCGACGCCCCCGCCATGCCCCCGCCCGCAAAATATCGTCCGTTTTTATTTTCCGCGCCGGACGAAAAACTGAATCATCCCGCCAACATCGCCGGCACGCATGCCGGACTCGCCAATGCGCGGGAAGTTGAGCCGGTGGCGCTCGGCGTTTCTGTTGCGCAAAATTTCACCCGCCTCTTCGGTGGATAG
- the dgt gene encoding dGTP triphosphohydrolase — protein sequence MKHNRFYSDFDTQTLGEPRKKDYRSAFQVDRDRLIHSHAFRKLQSKTQVFLSGEYDFYRTRLTHSMEVAQIGRSICHYLASAECPSRALLAPDFYIDDDLVEAICLAHDLGHPPFGHSGERTLQEIMRDHGGFEGNAQTLRLLGETIFESETAVRGMQPTRALTDGVLKYKKLYREFTGSEAKPTNHFLYDYQEKQRSFVFANRKIPGELHDGLALNAFKSVECQIMDWADDAAYSLNDIVDGVKAGFLTIERIEAWAEKTESHWNAQTGPLKLSAKARGDCLRKLIDGIRADKLERMFAAKIGTFVRATRLKERSNFMSTLTNRYRFELTIAPAAVAEAEFYKKMANDIIFESPQLQQIEYKARRVLHTLWEAAWENYVEPPQARRAIKVIPIRAAHQINEAKTREGKARCICDWLAGLTDGMIVRTYRRLVDPEFGSIRDLS from the coding sequence ATGAAACACAATCGGTTTTATTCCGACTTCGACACGCAAACGCTCGGCGAACCCCGCAAAAAAGATTATCGCAGCGCGTTTCAGGTTGATCGTGACCGGCTCATTCACTCGCACGCCTTCCGCAAGCTCCAATCGAAAACGCAGGTGTTCCTCTCCGGCGAATACGATTTCTACCGCACGCGCCTCACGCACTCCATGGAAGTCGCGCAAATCGGCCGCTCCATCTGCCACTATCTCGCCTCGGCGGAGTGCCCGAGCCGCGCCCTTCTCGCCCCCGATTTTTATATCGACGACGACCTCGTCGAAGCCATTTGCCTCGCGCACGACCTCGGGCATCCGCCGTTCGGCCACTCGGGCGAGCGCACGCTTCAAGAAATCATGCGCGACCACGGGGGATTCGAGGGCAACGCGCAAACGCTTCGCCTCCTCGGCGAGACCATCTTTGAATCCGAAACCGCCGTGCGCGGCATGCAGCCCACGCGCGCCCTCACCGACGGTGTTCTCAAATACAAAAAACTCTACCGCGAATTCACCGGCTCCGAGGCGAAACCAACAAACCACTTCCTCTACGATTATCAGGAAAAGCAGCGCTCATTTGTTTTCGCGAACCGCAAGATCCCTGGCGAGCTTCACGACGGCCTCGCGCTCAACGCATTCAAGTCCGTTGAATGCCAGATCATGGACTGGGCCGATGACGCGGCCTATTCGCTCAACGACATCGTCGACGGCGTGAAAGCCGGTTTTCTCACAATCGAACGCATCGAGGCCTGGGCTGAAAAAACGGAATCTCACTGGAACGCGCAAACCGGCCCGCTCAAACTCAGCGCCAAAGCCCGTGGTGATTGCTTGAGGAAACTCATCGACGGCATTCGCGCCGACAAGCTCGAGCGCATGTTCGCGGCGAAAATCGGCACCTTCGTCCGCGCCACGCGCCTGAAGGAACGCAGCAACTTCATGTCGACGCTCACCAACCGCTACCGATTCGAACTCACCATCGCGCCCGCCGCCGTCGCCGAGGCCGAGTTCTACAAGAAAATGGCGAACGACATCATTTTCGAAAGCCCGCAACTCCAGCAAATCGAATACAAAGCCCGCCGCGTGCTGCACACGCTCTGGGAAGCCGCATGGGAAAACTATGTCGAGCCGCCCCAAGCCCGTCGTGCGATCAAAGTCATCCCCATCCGTGCCGCGCACCAAATCAACGAGGCCAAGACGCGCGAAGGCAAGGCCCGCTGCATCTGCGACTGGCTCGCCGGCCTGACCGACGGCATGATCGTCCGCACCTACCGCCGCCTCGTCGACCCCGAGTTCGGCAGCATCCGGGATCTGAGCTGA
- a CDS encoding nuclease-related domain-containing protein: MDLITTPAFIFCLCTVVCIVLCHAIWRWRENRNNERVTPGFKLLRGPGESLQRQIAAIDDKLFSWLLNILGLPLIMLASTAGAYLLSGKTAFDGFVAILIQYVLPLVFIWTLYSTICLLRLLSKRRNLYLGYFGERIVSENLDPLRAKGACVFHDVPVSAEQGRVNIDHVVICPAGVFAIETKTRRKGPVREGRADGKIIYDGAQLAYPWGEDTFGISQAANNALWLEKTIAKTGNPNVPVHAILTFPGWRIELADSAANSVVCVLTPAQIPLHLETLPPKLTANQVKQLAQHLETLCRDVEF; the protein is encoded by the coding sequence ATGGATCTCATCACAACGCCCGCATTCATATTCTGCCTGTGCACCGTCGTGTGCATTGTGCTCTGCCACGCCATCTGGCGCTGGCGCGAGAATCGCAACAACGAGCGCGTCACCCCCGGCTTCAAACTTCTGCGCGGCCCCGGTGAATCGCTCCAGCGGCAAATCGCCGCCATCGACGACAAACTTTTCTCGTGGCTGCTCAACATCCTCGGCCTCCCGCTCATCATGCTCGCGAGCACGGCGGGCGCATACCTCCTGTCCGGAAAAACGGCGTTCGATGGATTTGTCGCCATCCTCATCCAGTATGTGCTGCCCCTTGTTTTCATCTGGACCCTCTACTCGACGATTTGCCTTCTGCGCCTCCTTTCCAAGCGCCGCAACCTCTACCTCGGTTATTTTGGCGAGCGCATTGTCAGCGAAAACCTCGACCCGCTGCGCGCAAAGGGAGCCTGTGTTTTTCACGATGTTCCGGTTTCGGCGGAACAGGGTCGCGTCAACATCGATCACGTCGTGATTTGTCCCGCCGGTGTTTTTGCCATCGAAACCAAAACCCGTCGCAAAGGCCCCGTGCGCGAAGGTCGTGCCGACGGCAAAATCATCTACGACGGCGCGCAACTCGCCTATCCTTGGGGAGAGGACACCTTTGGCATTTCCCAGGCCGCGAACAATGCGCTTTGGCTCGAAAAAACCATCGCCAAAACCGGCAACCCAAATGTGCCCGTTCACGCCATACTCACATTTCCCGGCTGGCGCATCGAACTGGCGGACTCCGCAGCCAACAGCGTCGTGTGCGTGCTCACACCCGCGCAAATCCCCCTTCACCTCGAAACGCTGCCGCCCAAGCTCACCGCAAACCAAGTCAAGCAACTCGCGCAACACCTCGAAACTCTTTGCCGCGATGTGGAGTTCTAA
- a CDS encoding glycosyltransferase family 2 protein, with protein MISCNKQLRLYSVLIPARDEEESLPETLADIYSLFTAAGIPHEIVVIDDGSRDKTWQVLQNLKITSIPTLTPVQNPEPHGFGRAIIYGLDHSHGDAVVIMMADASDSPADAIKYWHLLNEGWDCVFGSRFIKGGKVINYPKVKLWVNRVANFLVRLGFRHGLNDTTNAFKAYRRTAVDGCRPLIAPHFNLTVEIPLKAIVRGFTWTVIPISWKNRKHGVAKLKIKEMGSRYFFICSYVWLEKYFSRGDYKHKGNNS; from the coding sequence ATGATATCCTGCAATAAACAACTTCGTTTATATTCGGTTCTCATTCCGGCCCGTGATGAGGAAGAATCGCTACCCGAAACCCTTGCCGATATTTATTCCCTATTCACAGCGGCGGGTATTCCTCACGAAATTGTCGTTATTGACGACGGTTCGAGGGACAAAACATGGCAAGTCCTTCAAAACCTCAAGATTACAAGCATCCCTACGCTTACACCGGTGCAAAATCCGGAGCCTCACGGTTTCGGGCGTGCGATCATTTATGGACTTGATCACAGCCATGGAGATGCGGTTGTCATAATGATGGCCGACGCCTCCGATTCACCTGCCGATGCTATTAAATACTGGCATTTGCTTAATGAGGGATGGGACTGTGTTTTTGGCAGTCGCTTTATAAAGGGTGGTAAGGTAATCAATTATCCCAAGGTCAAGCTTTGGGTTAATCGAGTTGCCAATTTCCTAGTGCGCTTGGGATTTCGACACGGACTCAACGACACAACCAATGCCTTTAAGGCATATCGTCGCACGGCGGTCGATGGCTGCCGTCCACTGATCGCCCCGCATTTCAATCTGACTGTGGAAATACCCCTGAAGGCCATCGTGCGAGGTTTCACATGGACAGTCATTCCCATCTCCTGGAAGAACCGCAAGCACGGCGTCGCCAAGCTCAAGATAAAGGAAATGGGCAGCAGATACTTCTTTATATGCTCTTATGTCTGGCTGGAAAAGTATTTCAGCCGGGGCGACTACAAACACAAAGGCAACAACTCGTAA
- a CDS encoding glycosyltransferase family 87 protein — MLHKFFQSSYWTQVFLVALLAFAAHVFMTNLGINIVMRHYCLGGQYFLQGADPYKSTEKYGHADSFKYSPQFALLAGGVARALPPATCDMQSQIATQGFFIFEQSPGKPPRLYMSSQPVLVLGLWVLVSTAAFALGLCRWCNLSAKAPFFIIFAFIASILDLVISTGVYQVNALTIGLMLLGLADFRDGRYYTAGAFLVLAANLKIYPVIFLIVLMFRFRRQYLIGALACCAVFFILPAFWVGWTHNFNTHIGWVKAVLQVSGDERILDLVASFDRAGLAWLGIVLDKVVFVVSMIVFFAYAAIIKRMDWRPWIAFGIAATLLVSPRSEVYTYVLLAPAYLYMFYWSLESEIVFIKNTGHLSSPRSRSRAPRCGLLTPNGIILRNRGKSCECSARWVSGYSLAQCWPFLFIAITMNGAPAAVLQIPPDNDLKQIISIC; from the coding sequence ATGCTTCACAAATTTTTTCAATCTTCATATTGGACGCAAGTGTTCCTCGTGGCGCTCCTTGCCTTTGCCGCCCATGTGTTCATGACCAATCTCGGCATAAACATTGTGATGCGACACTACTGTCTAGGCGGGCAATATTTTCTACAAGGTGCCGATCCTTACAAATCCACCGAAAAATACGGGCACGCGGACTCATTTAAATATTCGCCACAATTTGCACTGCTGGCCGGCGGAGTCGCACGGGCGCTTCCGCCCGCGACATGCGACATGCAATCCCAGATCGCAACGCAAGGATTTTTTATATTTGAACAATCTCCCGGCAAGCCGCCCCGATTATACATGAGTTCGCAACCGGTGCTCGTCTTGGGCTTGTGGGTATTGGTAAGCACGGCGGCTTTTGCGCTAGGTTTGTGCCGATGGTGCAACCTGTCAGCCAAGGCTCCATTTTTTATAATTTTCGCTTTTATAGCCTCAATACTGGACTTGGTAATTTCGACAGGTGTCTATCAAGTAAACGCTCTCACCATAGGTCTCATGCTCCTTGGCCTGGCAGATTTTCGGGACGGACGTTATTACACTGCTGGCGCATTTTTGGTGCTTGCCGCAAACCTAAAAATATACCCAGTGATATTCCTCATTGTGTTGATGTTCAGATTTCGCCGCCAATACTTGATTGGCGCGCTTGCCTGTTGCGCCGTCTTTTTTATACTACCCGCATTCTGGGTTGGATGGACGCACAATTTCAACACACACATCGGATGGGTTAAGGCGGTTTTACAGGTGAGCGGTGACGAACGCATACTTGACCTTGTGGCATCCTTCGACCGTGCCGGCCTGGCGTGGCTTGGCATAGTGCTCGACAAGGTGGTTTTTGTCGTGTCGATGATAGTGTTTTTTGCATATGCCGCCATCATCAAGCGCATGGACTGGCGCCCGTGGATTGCCTTTGGCATTGCGGCCACACTGCTGGTAAGCCCGAGGTCTGAAGTATATACATACGTGCTGCTCGCCCCGGCATATCTCTATATGTTCTATTGGAGTTTGGAATCAGAAATTGTATTTATAAAAAATACGGGGCATTTATCATCACCGCGCTCGCGGTCGCGTGCGCCTCGATGCGGTTTATTGACCCCAAATGGTATCATTCTCAGGAACCGTGGGAAATCGTGCGAGTGCTCAGCTCGCTGGGTTTCTGGATATTCACTGGCACAGTGCTGGCCCTTTCTCTTTATAGCCATTACAATGAATGGCGCGCCAGCCGCAGTCTTGCAAATCCCGCCTGACAATGATTTGAAACAGATAATTTCGATATGCTGA